A region of Flavobacterium album DNA encodes the following proteins:
- a CDS encoding T9SS type B sorting domain-containing protein has product MSTQVAADGNVYIAGTGRSTNGISTPGAYKEVTDGDGFIAKFDSSGARIWGTYIGGENYDAIFRGKLAGNNFCVQGITTSLTNIGTPNAFNSSYQQSSDLSNYFIINFDVSTQQVIWGTYFTSQITDLFVTPNNEVYFCGDTHATTGISTPDSYMPVKGPYIKSFLIKLNNIGQRIWGTYYGGNMGEQICFLAVDTLGDIYMHGMCNQSTTGIATENAFQSSIPPGTMSTYIVKFRDCASASTVSSNSPLCIGQNIELHAQGGTNYLWTGPNGFTSTEQNPVIPMAAAVNNGTYSCFISGTGCDATVTTDIVVGDTLAPVPSLPALPAISGECSVTVAIIPTAIDNCSGTINAVTADPLQYNTIGTYTLHWNYTDNNGNTATQQQTVTVNPASGPVINTEVSFSQCEGSTTIFDLPSVNPQITTYPGAVFTFYLSNSDALSQTGAINNPQSFSTTSSRDVYALVVLPNGCKAVATIHLIINAKPVLNNAVLAKCFGAGTAEFDLTEAQNIIDPSGILTLSYYASQNDLTTNNAIANSTNFGIAGTVQTIYVKGVNSNGCANTAELQVTASNISEMLLPDHLECADPDGNEIAFDLSEYQDEILTLLPTDTYAFEYYGSYDDAYNGTSNSLPAEYTFSSGSREIFFRVMGTTGCPYIIKLNLNIIDRPVLSMNAEYTFCRGSDITITAGSTYDSYEWSTGSLRPEIVVSQPGDYSLMVGKVTGGVTCYTTKHFTVTASDEPHIEDVIIQDLTDSDNMITVYPDEDTYEYSVDGITYQQSNIFTGLQSGMYTVYVRDTARCGIDSRKVTLLMYPKYFSPNADGKNDYWHIKNSFFSEKMTVFIYDRYGKVLASFNQHTQGWDGTYNGRPMPATDYWFVIERENGTEFKGHFSLLR; this is encoded by the coding sequence ATGAGTACACAAGTGGCAGCTGACGGAAATGTATATATAGCAGGAACAGGAAGAAGTACTAATGGCATTTCAACTCCCGGCGCATATAAAGAAGTAACTGATGGTGATGGATTTATTGCAAAATTTGACAGTTCGGGCGCACGCATTTGGGGCACTTATATTGGCGGAGAAAATTATGATGCCATTTTTAGAGGAAAATTGGCAGGAAATAATTTTTGTGTTCAGGGCATAACTACCAGTCTAACTAATATTGGTACTCCCAATGCCTTTAATTCATCCTATCAGCAATCTTCTGACTTATCAAACTATTTCATAATCAATTTTGATGTATCTACACAGCAAGTGATTTGGGGCACATATTTTACAAGCCAGATAACCGACCTTTTCGTAACCCCTAACAATGAAGTTTATTTTTGTGGCGATACACACGCTACAACAGGAATCTCAACACCTGACTCGTATATGCCTGTTAAAGGGCCCTATATTAAATCATTTTTAATCAAGTTGAATAATATAGGCCAAAGAATATGGGGAACGTACTATGGCGGAAATATGGGCGAACAAATTTGTTTTTTGGCGGTAGATACATTGGGCGATATATATATGCATGGAATGTGTAATCAAAGTACAACCGGTATCGCGACCGAAAATGCTTTTCAATCCTCCATTCCCCCAGGAACGATGAGCACTTATATTGTTAAGTTCAGGGACTGCGCCTCTGCAAGTACCGTTTCATCAAATTCGCCTCTATGCATAGGGCAAAACATTGAACTTCATGCCCAGGGTGGCACCAATTATTTATGGACAGGCCCTAATGGCTTTACATCGACAGAGCAAAACCCGGTCATTCCTATGGCTGCAGCAGTAAATAACGGTACCTATTCCTGCTTCATATCGGGTACAGGGTGCGATGCAACAGTAACCACAGATATTGTTGTTGGAGATACCCTGGCTCCGGTACCATCGCTACCTGCCCTGCCTGCTATTTCCGGCGAATGCAGTGTAACTGTAGCCATAATACCTACTGCTATAGATAATTGCAGCGGTACAATAAATGCAGTTACAGCAGACCCGTTACAATACAACACTATCGGGACCTATACCCTACATTGGAATTATACCGACAATAATGGCAACACCGCGACCCAACAGCAAACGGTAACCGTAAATCCTGCTTCGGGGCCGGTTATCAATACTGAGGTTAGTTTTTCGCAATGCGAAGGCAGTACAACTATATTCGACCTTCCATCCGTTAACCCGCAGATCACTACATATCCGGGAGCCGTTTTTACATTCTATCTTTCCAATAGTGATGCATTGTCGCAAACAGGAGCTATTAATAACCCCCAATCTTTTTCAACAACATCCAGTCGCGATGTATATGCACTTGTCGTATTGCCAAACGGCTGCAAGGCTGTGGCAACGATACATCTTATAATAAACGCAAAACCTGTACTGAATAACGCTGTACTTGCAAAATGTTTTGGCGCCGGAACGGCAGAATTTGACCTGACTGAAGCACAAAATATAATTGATCCTTCAGGCATATTAACGTTGTCTTATTACGCATCACAAAACGACCTAACTACTAATAATGCCATTGCCAACAGTACGAACTTCGGGATAGCCGGTACTGTACAAACGATTTATGTAAAAGGAGTGAACAGCAATGGTTGTGCGAACACGGCAGAATTGCAGGTTACCGCTTCTAACATTTCCGAAATGCTGCTTCCGGACCATCTTGAATGTGCGGACCCGGATGGTAATGAGATCGCTTTCGACCTTTCAGAATACCAGGATGAGATATTAACTCTGCTGCCGACGGACACTTATGCATTTGAATATTACGGCAGTTACGATGATGCCTATAATGGCACCTCGAATAGCTTACCGGCTGAATATACATTTTCCTCAGGATCCCGGGAAATTTTCTTTAGGGTTATGGGTACTACAGGCTGCCCCTACATCATAAAATTAAACCTAAACATTATTGATCGCCCGGTCCTTAGTATGAACGCCGAATATACTTTTTGCCGGGGAAGCGATATTACCATAACAGCTGGCAGTACTTATGATAGCTACGAATGGTCAACAGGATCCTTAAGACCCGAAATCGTAGTTTCACAACCGGGGGACTATAGCCTTATGGTGGGAAAAGTAACAGGAGGCGTTACCTGCTATACAACAAAGCATTTTACTGTAACCGCATCAGATGAACCGCATATCGAAGATGTGATCATTCAGGATCTGACGGATAGTGATAATATGATCACTGTTTATCCTGATGAAGACACTTACGAATACTCTGTTGATGGCATTACTTATCAGCAGAGCAATATATTTACAGGCCTTCAAAGCGGAATGTACACTGTTTATGTGAGGGACACAGCAAGGTGCGGCATAGACAGCCGAAAAGTAACGCTGCTAATGTATCCTAAGTATTTCAGTCCAAATGCTGACGGTAAAAATGATTATTGGCACATAAAAAATTCCTTTTTCAGCGAAAAAATGACTGTTTTCATTTATGACAGATATGGAAAAGTGCTTGCTTCATTTAATCAACACACTCAAGGCTGGGACGGCACCTATAATGGAAGGCCAATGCCGGCTACAGATTATTGGTTCGTAATTGAGCGTGAAAATGGAACAGAATTTAAAGGGCATTTCTCATTACTCCGTTAA
- a CDS encoding alpha/beta fold hydrolase — protein sequence MRILLTALIFTITTTIMAQENKGHYADINGFKLYYEIHGSGSPLVLLHGGGSTIESNYGRVLPQLAQTHKVIAIELQAHGHTPDRDKPLSFEQDAEDVAALLKKLSIAKADIMGFSNGGTTAIQIGIRHPEIVNKLILASAIYSREGMFPGFFDYMKNAKFEDMPQPLKDAYLKANPGNTKGLLTMFNRDVERMNNFKNISEVDVKSITAPTLIINGDKDVVQNAHALKLSQLLPNARLMIVPSGHGDYIGEICMPDKESKMPEAVVAMIEDFLK from the coding sequence ATGCGCATCCTCCTGACGGCACTAATCTTCACAATAACGACAACTATAATGGCACAGGAAAACAAAGGGCATTATGCCGATATCAACGGCTTTAAGCTATATTATGAGATACATGGCTCCGGCAGCCCGCTCGTGCTGCTTCATGGCGGCGGGTCGACTATTGAATCGAATTACGGGCGTGTCCTTCCGCAATTGGCGCAAACCCACAAAGTCATTGCCATCGAATTACAGGCGCACGGCCATACGCCCGACCGTGATAAGCCATTGAGTTTTGAACAGGATGCCGAGGATGTTGCGGCATTGCTCAAAAAGCTTTCTATTGCCAAAGCTGACATCATGGGCTTCAGCAATGGAGGCACTACGGCAATACAGATCGGCATCCGGCACCCGGAGATAGTCAATAAGCTTATCCTGGCTTCTGCCATCTACAGCCGTGAAGGGATGTTTCCGGGATTTTTCGATTATATGAAAAATGCAAAGTTCGAAGATATGCCGCAGCCTTTAAAAGACGCTTACCTGAAGGCCAATCCGGGAAATACGAAAGGATTGCTCACCATGTTCAACCGCGATGTGGAACGGATGAACAATTTTAAGAACATCAGCGAAGTGGACGTGAAGTCAATTACTGCACCAACACTTATTATTAATGGCGACAAAGATGTGGTGCAAAATGCCCATGCGCTCAAATTATCACAGTTATTGCCCAATGCCAGGCTAATGATAGTACCGTCCGGCCATGGCGATTACATTGGCGAGATATGCATGCCGGACAAGGAGAGCAAAATGCCGGAGGCAGTAGTAGCAATGATAGAGGATTTCCTTAAGTAA